From the Lolium rigidum isolate FL_2022 chromosome 2, APGP_CSIRO_Lrig_0.1, whole genome shotgun sequence genome, one window contains:
- the LOC124690668 gene encoding uncharacterized protein LOC124690668, with protein sequence MASRGFFGYDPYDYYYPAPSTYAYPYHHPAAYDSYDSYYHPRRAPARSQGAFFRDAECPEPAMREYVRPRPTSTRSDPIPIEVTGPDSDPQWKTAPVQKKRAPSAEAAAVKVQAAARGLLARRMMREVRAVEREAEAVAARVAAEAEALRADSRRRIGVGEELMRLVLRLDAVRGVREYRKKVTRKVLALQDAVDALEAKPAAQDQEVLLVADPPAAADADADADAESMAADTVEMSEAHDALVSGMAPELQQSAGEQIGSDSFSVDATPTEMDMEVDGGRAEEADSAATESTVTESVAAGEQAEGDGELAAEAEGEWEMVTGDDAFDGEPKAQQQEAAAEEAEEKKKTEAAAADGLDAKKMMEMVAALCERSAQQCALIGALAERVDTLERAVRRVEEADRRRRRIKKIKKEGKINGKAGNSFYSD encoded by the coding sequence ATGGCGTCTCGCGGCTTCTTCGGCTACGACCCCTACGACTACTACTACCCCGCGCCGTCCACCTACGCCTACCCCTACCACCACCCGGCCGCCTACGACTCCTACGACTCTTACTACCACCCCCGCCGAGCCCCGGCACGGAGCCAAGGCGCCTTCTTCCGGGACGCCGAGTGCCCGGAGCCGGCGATGAGGGAGTACGTGCGTCCCAGGCCGACGTCCACTCGATCGGACCCCATCCCGATCGAGGTCACCGGGCCCGACTCGGACCCGCAATGGAAGACCGCGCCGGTTCAGAAGAAGCGGGCGCcgtcggcggaggcggccgcgGTGAAGGtgcaggcggcggcgcgcggcctcCTGGCGCGGAGGATGATGCGCGAGGTGCGCGCCGTGGAGCGCGAGGCGGAGGCCGTCGCGGCGAGGGTGGCGGCCGAGGCGGAGGCGCTGCGCGCGGACTCGCGCCGCAGGATCGGCGTCGGCGAGGAGCTCATGCGCCTGGTGCTCCGCCTCGACGCGGTGCGCGGCGTCAGGGAGTACCGCAAGAAGGTGACCAGGAAGGTGCTCGCGCTCCAGGACGCCGTCGATGCCCTCGAGGCCAAGCCCGCCGCCCAGGACCAGGAGGTGCTGCTGGTGGCTGATCCGCCCGCGGCCGCGGACGCGGACGCGGACGCGGACGCGGAGTCCATGGCGGCTGACACCGTCGAGATGTCTGAGGCTCACGATGCGCTGGTGAGTGGGATGGCGCCGGAGTTGCAGCAGTCTGCCGGGGAGCAGATTGGATCGGATTCCTTCTCTGTTGATGCAACACCCACGGAGATGGACATGGAAGTTGACGGTGGCAGAGCAGAGGAGGCGGATTCCGCGGCGACCGAGTCGACTGTTACGGAATCGGTGGCGGCCGGCGAGCAGGCGGAAGGCGATGGCGAGCTCGCGGCAGAGGCGGAAGGGGAATGGGAGATGGTGACAGGAGACGACGCCTTCGACGGCGAGCCCAAAGCGCAGCAGCAAGAAGCCGCGGCAGAGGAggcagaggagaagaagaagacggaggcTGCAGCCGCCGACGGCTTGGACGCGAAGAAGAtgatggagatggtggcggcgctgTGCGAGCGGAGCGCGCAGCAGTGCGCGCTGATCGGGGCCCTCGCGGAGCGGGTTGATACCCTGGAGCGCGCCGTCCGGCGGGTGGAGGAAGCCGACCGTCGCCGGCGCAGGATCaagaagatcaagaaggagggcaAGATCAACGGCAAGGCCGGAAACAGCTTTTACAGCGATTGA
- the LOC124690667 gene encoding DIS3-like exonuclease 2 produces FVTFVVVLQAYCTIDGIPVDILITGTAQNRAIEGDIVAITVDPVVYWTRMKGQNIASNPAPGGVSVSREVSETNGNHDLKKGQADASCRFEKCSNGQPVPDRMHNHHKNSGFSQAVMCENGHAIVPENHEGLDEGNTESARALQRICSVICSHPSRRPTGKVVSVIKKSPRRGAVVGFVAPFSEFPDQMNMQGSNRMNHIASSSLTGLVHLLPTDPKFPQMIVSVSTLPDSIRQRLKEGDIAIEKELVGAQIHDWNEESPYPWARVLQLFGKGGQVETHMDAILFENEICSTQFLSKSMACLPDMSWKIPQEELAARKDLRNVLTFTIDPPTASDLDDAISIETLSGGIVRIGVHIADVSYFVHPETALDAEAQTRSTSVYTLRRKVSMLPSRLSEELVSLNPGVDRLAFSVIWDIDPHGSIVNRWIGRTIIFSCCKLSYDLVQDLISSDANQFRSAAASLQVHGMLKQEDIIKSLRCLYEISKNLKDIRFKAGALSLDTSKPMILFDEDGAPCDSYRYKRNDACFIVEELMLLANMAAAEVISNAFPDCALLRRHPEPNPRKLREFEAFCAKNGFELDSSSSGQLHLSICRIKEELQDDPVMFDILMFYASKQMQSAEYFCTGDVISKDDWAHYALSVPLYTHFTSPLRRYPDIIVHRTLSAVLEAEQMYLKQREISTGRNGVKTKSCETVDRCFTGLQFSKDAAETKEGREALSAAAKKFMVPNSDCLGGAAEYCNERKWASRRAEEAGQKLYMWALLKRNETMVSNARVLGVGPRFMSVYVPKLSMERRIYYDEVEGLSTEWLEATGTLVLDACRNKPAQRRGSQFKCSRAIEEVAVVVNPSELMLSEDKDEPGAIEAGGPAAADSVLLSDDAVKADVAPAALPLVIRYLSDIPVVLHAIGGEDSPVDIGVRLYISSYFK; encoded by the exons TTTGTAACATTTGTGGTGGTGCTGCAGGCGTACTGCACCATCGATGGCATCCCGGTGGATATTCTCATCACAGGGACGGCGCAGAACCGAGCG ATTGAAGGTGATATTGTTGCCATCACGGTGGATCCTGTTGTTTACTGGACTAGAATGAAAGGACAAAACATCGCATCCAACCCTGCGCCGGGAGGAGTTTCTGTTTCTCGTGAAGTTAGTGAAACAAATGGGAATCAtgatttgaagaaaggacaggcaGATGCCAGCTGCAGGTTTGAAAAGTGCAGTAATGGCCAACCTGTTCCGGACAGGATGCATAACCATCACAAGAACAGTGGTTTTAGTCAAGCTGTTATGTGTGAAAATGGGCATGCTATTGTCCCAGAGAATCATGAGGGCCTGGATGAAGGAAATACAGAGTCTGCAAGAGCATTACAGAGGATATGTTCTGTGATATGCAGTCACCCAAGCAGACGCCCTACCGGGAAAGTTGTATCTGTCATAAAGAAGTCTCCTCGCCGTGGTGCCGTTGTAGGTTTCGTTGCTCCTTTCTCAGAATTCCCTGATCAGATGAATATGCAGGGTTCGAATAGGATGAACCATATAGCATCATCGTCTCTGACAGGCTTGGTTCATCTCTTGCCTACTGATCCCAAGTTCCCTCAGATGATTGTTAGTGTTAGCACTTTACCAGATAGTATCAGACAGAGGCTGAAAGAAGGTGATATAGCTATTGAGAAGGAATTAGTTGGTGCACAGATTCATGATTGGAACGAGGAAAGCCCCTATCCCTGGGCTCGTGTTTTACAGTTGTTTGGAAAGGGGGGGCAGGTTGAAACACACATGGATGCTATATTGTTTGAGAATGAGATATGTAGTACTCAATTTTTGTCTAAGTCCATGGCATGTCTCCCTGACATGTCTTGGAAAATCCCACAGGAAGAACTTGCAGCAAGAAAGGATCTGAGAAATGTCCTGACCTTTACAATAGACCCTCCTACTGCGTCAGATCTTGATGACGCAATATCTATTGAGACACTTTCTGGAGGAATTGTCCGTATTGGGGTCCATATTGCAGATGTTTCTTACTTTGTTCATCCAGAGACGGCATTAGATGCTGAGGCCCAGACGCGATCTACTAGTGTTTACACCTTGCGCCGCAAAGTATCGATGCTGCCTTCAAGACTTTCAGAAGAACTTGTTTCGCTTAATCCTGGGGTAGACAGGCTTGCCTTTTCAGTTATTTGGGACATTGATCCTCATGGGAGCATAGTTAATCGCTGGATTGGTCGTACCATTATCTTTTCATGCTGCAAGCTGTCATATGATCTTGTACAAGATCTGATTTCCAGTGATGCCAACCAGTTCAGATCTGCAGCTGCGTCTCTTCAAGTGCATGGCATGCTTAAACAGGAGGATATTATAAAGTCCCTTAGATGCCTATATGAGATCTCGAAAAACCTGAAGGATATTAGATTCAAGGCTGGAGCTCTCTCTCTTGATACTTCAAAGCCTATGATCCTATTTGATGAAGATGGGGCTCCATGTGATAGCTATCGCTATAAAAGGAACGATGCATGTTTCATTGTTGAGGAGTTAATGTTGTTGGCGAATATGGCAGCTGCAGAAGTTATATCAAATGCATTCCCTGATTGCGCTCTACTTCGTAGGCACCCTGAACCTAATCCACGGAAGCTCAGAGAGTTTGAGGCATTTTGTGCTAAAAATGGTTTTGAGTTGGATTCTTCATCATCTGGTCAGCTTCATCTTTCAATTTGTAGAATAAAGGAAGAGTTGCAAGATGATCCTGTCATGTTTGATATTCTCATGTTTTATGCATCAAAGCAAATGCAGTCAGCAGAATACTTTTGCACAGGGGATGTGATAAGCAAGGATGATTGGGCCCATTATGCGCTATCTGTCCCTTTGTATACACACTTTACTTCACCACTTCGAAGATATCCTGATATAATTGTTCATAGGACACTGAGTGCAGTACTTGAAGCTGAACAGATGTATCTGAAGCAAAGGGAAATTTCCACTGGGCGGAATGGAGTCAAAACTAAATCTTGTGAAACAGTGGATAGATGCTTTACAGGCCTCCAGTTTAGTAAGGATGCTGCTGAAACCAAAGAAGGGAGAGAAGCACTGTCTGCCGCAGCTAAGAAGTTTATGGTCCCTAACTCTGATTGTCTTGGGGGTGCTGCCGAATATTGTAATGAAAGGAAATGGGCCAGTCGGCGTGCAGAAGAAGCTGGACAAAAGCTCTACATGTGGGCTCTGCTAAAGAGAAATGAG ACCATGGTCTCCAACGCTAGAGTTTTGGGGGTTGGACCAAGGTTCATGTCAGTTTATGTGCCCAAGCTTTCG ATGGAACGAAGGATATACTATGATGAAGTTGAGGGATTATCTACTGAATGGCTGGAAGCAACTGGAACTTTAGTGCTCGATGCATGCAGGAACAAGCCTGCCCAAAGGAGAGGAAGCCAGTTCAAATGTAGTAGAGCAATTGAGGAAGTCGCAGTGGTGGTGAACCCATCCGAATTAATGTTATCTGAAGACAAAGATGAACCAGGAGCGATAGAGGCTGGCGGTCCTGCTGCTGCCGATTCAGTTTTGCTGAGCGATGACGCAGTGAAAGCTGATGTTGCCCCAGCCGCTCTGCCCCTGGTGATACGCTACCTGAGCGACATCCCGGTGGTTCTTCATGCAATTGGTGGTGAGGATAGTCCGGTTgacattggagtaagattatacaTTTCATCATACTTCAAGTGA